TCGGTGTTGCCACGAGCTTCTCCCTTTCACAAACGGGAATTGTCATTTCGACAATCGGGGGGCTCTTCTTTTTAGGGGAAAAGAAATCGAAAAAGCAAATACTGCTTGTCATCGCTGGTTGTATTCTCATCATTATCGGCGGCGTGCTGCTGGGGTTCACAAAAGAATAGACCAAGCATTACGTCAATCAATTCTTTTGTCCATTACAAAATCTCTGCCCCCAGAGCTGAAAAAATAAAGGAGGAAATACTATGTTTTCAGATTTAAAAGGAAAAGTGGTCGTTATCACTGGAGCTGCAACTGGAATCGGAAAGGCAATCGCCAAAAGGTTTGCCGAAGAAAAGTGCAAGGTGGTCATCAACTACTTCAATGAAGATGAAAATCCACGGGAATTATTGAAGGAAATCGAACAAAGCGGCGGTACTGCTTCCATCATCCAGGGTGATGTGACAAAAGAAGAGGATGTGGAAGGCTTTGTCAGATTCGCTCACGATACGTACGGAAGCCTCGATATTTTTGTGAATAACGCTGGAATCGAAAATGAAGTGCCGTCCGAAAGATTATCCCTCGAAGATTGGAATAAAGTACTGAATACGAACCTGACCGGAACCTTCCTCGGATGCAGGGAAGCGGCGGAGTACATGTTGAAGAATGGCATCAAGGGCTCGATCATCAATATTTCGTCCGTACACGAAATCATCCCCTGGCCGCATTTCGTTCATTATG
This Bacillus sp. Marseille-Q1617 DNA region includes the following protein-coding sequences:
- a CDS encoding glucose-1-dehydrogenase, with product MFSDLKGKVVVITGAATGIGKAIAKRFAEEKCKVVINYFNEDENPRELLKEIEQSGGTASIIQGDVTKEEDVEGFVRFAHDTYGSLDIFVNNAGIENEVPSERLSLEDWNKVLNTNLTGTFLGCREAAEYMLKNGIKGSIINISSVHEIIPWPHFVHYAASKGGVKLLMESLALEFAPDGIRVNNIAPGAIDTPINAEKFSDPEKKKGVEKLIPLGYIGEPEQIASCAAFLASEQASYVTGTTLIADGGMTKYPGFQAGKG